One window of the Equus caballus isolate H_3958 breed thoroughbred chromosome 2, TB-T2T, whole genome shotgun sequence genome contains the following:
- the ALPK1 gene encoding alpha-protein kinase 1 isoform X2 — protein sequence MKAMLLCPTSEPDSSLYPSFWFSRLLKQAALRASILARDGATAAAIVFLSDRLLYGLDASRPLLQVAKGLHRLQPAAPVAPQLVIRQARVSVNAGKLLKAEYILGSLISNNGATGTWLYRNESDKVLVQAVCIQIRGQILQKLGMWYEAAELTWASIVGYLTVPQPDKKGISTSLGILADIFVSMSKKDYEKFKNNPQINLGLLKEFAHHLLSAAEACKLAAAFSPYTPLFVLTAVNIRGTCLLSYSSSNDCPPEMKNFYLCEAKEAFEIGLLTKRCDEPVAVKQELHSFLRAAFGLTTVHRRLYGEAEVVQAASQLCREAMGKLYTFGTSSRSPEREALSQDIMSIITQVKDRLQVQSFSKLDDKSYVPEGFKCGLDKPLLHGQVDFQKILQTYSQHHTSVCEVFESTCGNNKNKQKYTETGVCITALKTETKNIDTVSTTEDKPRFQKGLGISSSQMAKNGQERLGRVGRRNWTHSAAFRVSLDQDAEAEAEAPDHSDAGGAVLNKSLSDSQSSSSWSKLSKFSSSASWEEVNDHAADRSARKEPSKEHLVDTQCSTALSEELEVNGESRDVHSLSSQLQSVSLHVTSKDDNLESSQNQPHKHMPLTAFPPHSTTGTFLASGAGRLEGAPEGMQEVRNMGSRNTSAHSRPSFSSASSFSSDSGWPKNMATYPSIQEEETFEIIDQFPEISCNAKDRHGEEKGGEIKRGTSPTFKDSPSWVDPEGETAEREKDMPLDSHMIMDDPLGKSPLMAGFTPHWPVQNLDSGESGGSVRELGIDPDASTVDEKGQLLDSTDVRPTSGRGSHRLGALRQPHGQGAETPNCSVSNNIPFPVLGEDCTTTEEGKEPGHVLNCSQNSNSSSVWWLKSPVFSSGSSEGENPWFFLNSSGSSFVSLPGMMRQEIPEARTLQPEDFEKLLAGVRHDWLLQRLENTGVFKPSQLHQAHNALLLKYSKNSELWTAQETAVYLGDYLNVKKKGRQRNAFWVHYLHQEETLGRYVGKEYKDPKELWHHFIDVERQMTAQHYVTEFNKRLYEQNIPTQIFYLPSTILLILEDKTIKGCVSVEPYMLGEFVKLSNNTKVVKTEYKATEYGLAYGHFSYEFSNHRDVVVDLQGWVTGNGKGLIYLTDPQIHSVGQKDITTNFGKRGIFYFFNNQHVECNEICHRLSLTRPSTEKLNKS from the exons GGAAACTTTTGAAAGCAGAGTATATCCTGGGCAGCCTGATCAGCAACAACGGAGCAACAG GTACCTGGCTGTACAGAAATGAAAGTGACAAGGTCCTGGTGCAGGCGGTCTGCATACAGATCAGAGGGCAAATTCTGCAGAAGCTAG GGATGTGGTATGAAGCGGCAGAGCTAACGTGGGCCTCGATCGTAGGCTATCTGACAGTTCCTCAGCCCGATAAAAAG GGTATCTCCACATCACTAGGCATCCTGGCAGACATCTTTGTTTCCATGAGCAAGAAAGAttatgaaaagtttaaaaacaatccACAAATTAACTTG GGCCTGCTGAAGGAGTTTGCCCACCACTTGCTGTCAGCCGCGGAAGCCTGCAAGCTGGCAGCCGCCTTTAGTCCCTACACGCCCCTCTTCGTGCTCACCGCTGTG AATATTCGTGGCACGTGCTTGTTGTCATACAGTAGTTCTAATGACTGTCctccagaaatgaaaaatttctatCTGTGTGAAGCCAAAGAGGCCTTTGAAATTGGCCTCCTCACCAAGAGATGTGATGAGCCGGTTGCTGTAAAGCAGGAGCTTCACAGTTTTCTCAGAGCTGCTTTTGGTCTCACCACGGTGCACCGAAGACTCTATGGGGAGGCGGAGGTGGTGCAGGCAGCGAGCCAGCTCTGTCGTGAAGCCATGGGAAAGCTGTACACTTTCGGCACCTCCTCCAGAAGTCCGGAGCGAGAAGCCCTCTCTCAGGACATCATGTCTATTATCACCCAGGTGAAGGATCGTTTGCAAGTTCAAAGCTTCTCAAAGTTAGATGACAAGTCTTATGTTCCAGAGGGCTTCAAGTGTGGGCTGGATAAACCCCTCTTGCATGGGCAGGTGGATTTCCAAAAAATCCTTCAAACCTATTCCCAGCACCATACTTCAGTGTGTGAAGTATTTGAAAGCACTTgtggaaacaacaaaaataaacagaaatatacaGAAACAGGAGTCTGTATCACTGctctaaaaacagaaacaaaaaacatagATACGGTGAGTACCACTGAGGACAAACCACGTTTTCAAAAAGGCTTGGGAATATCTTCCTCCCAAATGGCTAAGAATGGTCAAGAGAGGCTTGGGAGAGTAGGAAGGAGAAACTGGACACATTCTGCGGCTTTTCGAGTCTCCTTGGACCAAGATgctgaggctgaggctgaggcACCAGACCACAGCGATGCTGGGGGAGCTGTTTTGAACAAGTCTCTGAGTGACAGCCAGAGCTCCAGTTCCTGGAGCAAGTTATCAAAGTTTAGTTCATCTGCGAGCTGGGAGGAAGTGAATGATCATGCTGCTGATAGGTCAGCCAGAAAAGAGCCTAGCAAAGAACATCTTGTGGACACTCAGTGTTCCACTGCCCTGTCTGAAGAGTTGGAGGTGAATGGGGAAAGCAGAGATGTGCATTCACTGTCTTCACAGCTTCAGAGTGTCTCTCTCCATGTGACATCCAAGGATGACAATTTAGAGTCTTCCCAAAATCAACCACACAAACACATGCCCTTGACAGCCTTCCCTCCTCACAGCACAACAGGCACTTTCTTGGCCTCTGGTGCAGGGCGTTTAGAAGGAGCTCCAGAAGGTATGCAGGAAGTCAGAAATATGGGATCCAGAAATACTTCTGCTCATTCCAGACCCTCGTTTAGTTctgcttcttcattttcttctgattctGGTTGGCCCAAGAACATGGCCACATATCCTTCAATCCAAGAAGAAGAAACCTTTGAAATAATTGATCAGTTTCCAGAAATCAGCTGTAATGCCAAAGACAGGcatggggaagagaagggaggagaaatcaaaagaggtACAAGCCCTACATTTAAAGACAGCCCCTCCTGGGTTGACCCAGAAGGAGaaacagcagagagagaaaaggatatGCCCTTAGACTCTCACATGATCATGGATGATCCTCTGGGCAAAAGTCCCCTGATGGCAGGTTTCACTCCTCACTGGCCTGTTCAAAATCTGGACTCAGGAGAAAGTGGTGGCTCAGTCAGAGAGCTGGGCATCGACCCTGATGCCTCCACGGTGGATGAGAAGGGCCAACTGCTCGACAGCACAGATGTTCGCCCCACGAGTGGACGTGGCTCTCACAGACTAGGTGCTCTGAGGCAGCCGCATGGTCAGGGAGCCGAGACCCCCAATTGCTCTGTAAGCAACAACATTCCCTTCCCTGTGCTCGGCGAAGACTGCACTACCACCGAGGAAGGAAAGGAACCTGGACACGTGCTCAACTGCAGCCAGAACTCCAACTCGTCCTCAGTGTGGTGGTTGAAATCACCTGTATTTTCCAGCGGTTCTTCTGAGGGGGAAAATCCATGGTTCTTTCTGAATTCCAGTGGAAGTTCTTTTGTTTCATTGCCAGGAATGATGAGGCAAGAGATCCCTGAGGCTCGCACCCTGCAGCCTGAAGACTTTGAAAAACTCTTGGCAGGGGTGAGGCATGACTGGCTGCTCCAGAGACTGGAGAATACGGGAGTGTTTAAGCCCAGTCAACTCCACCAAGCACACA ATGctcttttgttaaaatattcGAAGAATTCTGAATTGTGGACAGCCCAGGAAACTGCTGTGTACCTGGGGGACTACCTGAATGTGAAGaagaaaggcagacagagaaatgCTTTCTGGGTTCATTATCTCCATCAAGAAGAGACTCTGGGGAG GTATGTTGGGAAAGAATATAAGGACCCGAAGGAGCTCTGGCACCACTTCATCGATGTGGAGAGGCAGATGACTGCACAGCACTATGTGACAGAATTTAACAAGAGACTCTATGAGCAAAACATTCCAACACAGATATTCTACCTCCCATCCACAATATTACTG attttagagGACAAGACAATAAAGGGATGTGTCAGTGTGGAACCTTATATGCTGGGAGAATTCGTAAAATTATCCAATAACACGAAAGTGGTGAAAACAGAATACAAAGCCACAGAATATGGCCTGGCTTACGGCCATTTTTCATATGAGTTTTCCAACCATCGAGACGTTGTAGTCGATTTACAAG GTTGGGTGACTGGCAATGGAAAAGGGCTCATCTACCTCACAGATCCCCAGATTCACTCTGTTGGTCAGAAAGACATCACTACCAATTTTGGAAAGAGAGGaattttttacttctttaataaCCAGCATGTGGAATGTAATGAAATATGTCATCGTCTTTCTTTGACAAGACCTTCAACTGAGAAACTAAATAAGTCATAG
- the ALPK1 gene encoding alpha-protein kinase 1 isoform X3, with the protein MWYEAAELTWASIVGYLTVPQPDKKGISTSLGILADIFVSMSKKDYEKFKNNPQINLGLLKEFAHHLLSAAEACKLAAAFSPYTPLFVLTAVNIRGTCLLSYSSSNDCPPEMKNFYLCEAKEAFEIGLLTKRCDEPVAVKQELHSFLRAAFGLTTVHRRLYGEAEVVQAASQLCREAMGKLYTFGTSSRSPEREALSQDIMSIITQVKDRLQVQSFSKLDDKSYVPEGFKCGLDKPLLHGQVDFQKILQTYSQHHTSVCEVFESTCGNNKNKQKYTETGVCITALKTETKNIDTVSTTEDKPRFQKGLGISSSQMAKNGQERLGRVGRRNWTHSAAFRVSLDQDAEAEAEAPDHSDAGGAVLNKSLSDSQSSSSWSKLSKFSSSASWEEVNDHAADRSARKEPSKEHLVDTQCSTALSEELEVNGESRDVHSLSSQLQSVSLHVTSKDDNLESSQNQPHKHMPLTAFPPHSTTGTFLASGAGRLEGAPEGMQEVRNMGSRNTSAHSRPSFSSASSFSSDSGWPKNMATYPSIQEEETFEIIDQFPEISCNAKDRHGEEKGGEIKRGTSPTFKDSPSWVDPEGETAEREKDMPLDSHMIMDDPLGKSPLMAGFTPHWPVQNLDSGESGGSVRELGIDPDASTVDEKGQLLDSTDVRPTSGRGSHRLGALRQPHGQGAETPNCSVSNNIPFPVLGEDCTTTEEGKEPGHVLNCSQNSNSSSVWWLKSPVFSSGSSEGENPWFFLNSSGSSFVSLPGMMRQEIPEARTLQPEDFEKLLAGVRHDWLLQRLENTGVFKPSQLHQAHNALLLKYSKNSELWTAQETAVYLGDYLNVKKKGRQRNAFWVHYLHQEETLGRYVGKEYKDPKELWHHFIDVERQMTAQHYVTEFNKRLYEQNIPTQIFYLPSTILLILEDKTIKGCVSVEPYMLGEFVKLSNNTKVVKTEYKATEYGLAYGHFSYEFSNHRDVVVDLQGWVTGNGKGLIYLTDPQIHSVGQKDITTNFGKRGIFYFFNNQHVECNEICHRLSLTRPSTEKLNKS; encoded by the exons ATGTGGTATGAAGCGGCAGAGCTAACGTGGGCCTCGATCGTAGGCTATCTGACAGTTCCTCAGCCCGATAAAAAG GGTATCTCCACATCACTAGGCATCCTGGCAGACATCTTTGTTTCCATGAGCAAGAAAGAttatgaaaagtttaaaaacaatccACAAATTAACTTG GGCCTGCTGAAGGAGTTTGCCCACCACTTGCTGTCAGCCGCGGAAGCCTGCAAGCTGGCAGCCGCCTTTAGTCCCTACACGCCCCTCTTCGTGCTCACCGCTGTG AATATTCGTGGCACGTGCTTGTTGTCATACAGTAGTTCTAATGACTGTCctccagaaatgaaaaatttctatCTGTGTGAAGCCAAAGAGGCCTTTGAAATTGGCCTCCTCACCAAGAGATGTGATGAGCCGGTTGCTGTAAAGCAGGAGCTTCACAGTTTTCTCAGAGCTGCTTTTGGTCTCACCACGGTGCACCGAAGACTCTATGGGGAGGCGGAGGTGGTGCAGGCAGCGAGCCAGCTCTGTCGTGAAGCCATGGGAAAGCTGTACACTTTCGGCACCTCCTCCAGAAGTCCGGAGCGAGAAGCCCTCTCTCAGGACATCATGTCTATTATCACCCAGGTGAAGGATCGTTTGCAAGTTCAAAGCTTCTCAAAGTTAGATGACAAGTCTTATGTTCCAGAGGGCTTCAAGTGTGGGCTGGATAAACCCCTCTTGCATGGGCAGGTGGATTTCCAAAAAATCCTTCAAACCTATTCCCAGCACCATACTTCAGTGTGTGAAGTATTTGAAAGCACTTgtggaaacaacaaaaataaacagaaatatacaGAAACAGGAGTCTGTATCACTGctctaaaaacagaaacaaaaaacatagATACGGTGAGTACCACTGAGGACAAACCACGTTTTCAAAAAGGCTTGGGAATATCTTCCTCCCAAATGGCTAAGAATGGTCAAGAGAGGCTTGGGAGAGTAGGAAGGAGAAACTGGACACATTCTGCGGCTTTTCGAGTCTCCTTGGACCAAGATgctgaggctgaggctgaggcACCAGACCACAGCGATGCTGGGGGAGCTGTTTTGAACAAGTCTCTGAGTGACAGCCAGAGCTCCAGTTCCTGGAGCAAGTTATCAAAGTTTAGTTCATCTGCGAGCTGGGAGGAAGTGAATGATCATGCTGCTGATAGGTCAGCCAGAAAAGAGCCTAGCAAAGAACATCTTGTGGACACTCAGTGTTCCACTGCCCTGTCTGAAGAGTTGGAGGTGAATGGGGAAAGCAGAGATGTGCATTCACTGTCTTCACAGCTTCAGAGTGTCTCTCTCCATGTGACATCCAAGGATGACAATTTAGAGTCTTCCCAAAATCAACCACACAAACACATGCCCTTGACAGCCTTCCCTCCTCACAGCACAACAGGCACTTTCTTGGCCTCTGGTGCAGGGCGTTTAGAAGGAGCTCCAGAAGGTATGCAGGAAGTCAGAAATATGGGATCCAGAAATACTTCTGCTCATTCCAGACCCTCGTTTAGTTctgcttcttcattttcttctgattctGGTTGGCCCAAGAACATGGCCACATATCCTTCAATCCAAGAAGAAGAAACCTTTGAAATAATTGATCAGTTTCCAGAAATCAGCTGTAATGCCAAAGACAGGcatggggaagagaagggaggagaaatcaaaagaggtACAAGCCCTACATTTAAAGACAGCCCCTCCTGGGTTGACCCAGAAGGAGaaacagcagagagagaaaaggatatGCCCTTAGACTCTCACATGATCATGGATGATCCTCTGGGCAAAAGTCCCCTGATGGCAGGTTTCACTCCTCACTGGCCTGTTCAAAATCTGGACTCAGGAGAAAGTGGTGGCTCAGTCAGAGAGCTGGGCATCGACCCTGATGCCTCCACGGTGGATGAGAAGGGCCAACTGCTCGACAGCACAGATGTTCGCCCCACGAGTGGACGTGGCTCTCACAGACTAGGTGCTCTGAGGCAGCCGCATGGTCAGGGAGCCGAGACCCCCAATTGCTCTGTAAGCAACAACATTCCCTTCCCTGTGCTCGGCGAAGACTGCACTACCACCGAGGAAGGAAAGGAACCTGGACACGTGCTCAACTGCAGCCAGAACTCCAACTCGTCCTCAGTGTGGTGGTTGAAATCACCTGTATTTTCCAGCGGTTCTTCTGAGGGGGAAAATCCATGGTTCTTTCTGAATTCCAGTGGAAGTTCTTTTGTTTCATTGCCAGGAATGATGAGGCAAGAGATCCCTGAGGCTCGCACCCTGCAGCCTGAAGACTTTGAAAAACTCTTGGCAGGGGTGAGGCATGACTGGCTGCTCCAGAGACTGGAGAATACGGGAGTGTTTAAGCCCAGTCAACTCCACCAAGCACACA ATGctcttttgttaaaatattcGAAGAATTCTGAATTGTGGACAGCCCAGGAAACTGCTGTGTACCTGGGGGACTACCTGAATGTGAAGaagaaaggcagacagagaaatgCTTTCTGGGTTCATTATCTCCATCAAGAAGAGACTCTGGGGAG GTATGTTGGGAAAGAATATAAGGACCCGAAGGAGCTCTGGCACCACTTCATCGATGTGGAGAGGCAGATGACTGCACAGCACTATGTGACAGAATTTAACAAGAGACTCTATGAGCAAAACATTCCAACACAGATATTCTACCTCCCATCCACAATATTACTG attttagagGACAAGACAATAAAGGGATGTGTCAGTGTGGAACCTTATATGCTGGGAGAATTCGTAAAATTATCCAATAACACGAAAGTGGTGAAAACAGAATACAAAGCCACAGAATATGGCCTGGCTTACGGCCATTTTTCATATGAGTTTTCCAACCATCGAGACGTTGTAGTCGATTTACAAG GTTGGGTGACTGGCAATGGAAAAGGGCTCATCTACCTCACAGATCCCCAGATTCACTCTGTTGGTCAGAAAGACATCACTACCAATTTTGGAAAGAGAGGaattttttacttctttaataaCCAGCATGTGGAATGTAATGAAATATGTCATCGTCTTTCTTTGACAAGACCTTCAACTGAGAAACTAAATAAGTCATAG